The Tautonia rosea genomic sequence GGACCATCGCGAATCGGACGGGAGGTCTGGTCCGTAAGGTCGAGCCGGAAAATTGCCTGGGGCTCGTGTCAAGGGGGCGATCCCGACGATGAAAACCGTTTTTACCACTGGTGAGGCCGCGAAGATCTGCAAGGTGAGTCAGCAGACGATTATTCGCTGTTTTGACTCTGGCCAGCTCAAGGGCTTTCGCGTGCCCGGGTCGCGGTTTCGTCGCATTCCGCGAGACGCTCTTTATCGGTTCATGAAGGACAACAACATTCCAACCGATGCGCTGGAAAGCGGTCGGCGGCGGATTCTTGTGGTCGATGATGAACCGGAGGTCGTCCAGATTATCAAGGATGCCCTACTGGCTGACGGCCGCTTCGAGGTCAAGGACGTCGACAACGGTTTCGGTGCGGGGATGATGGCTAAGGAGTATCATCCTGACCTGATGGTGCTGGACATCATGCTCCCGGACATCAACGGGAAAGCCGTCTGCGAGT encodes the following:
- a CDS encoding response regulator, with the translated sequence MKTVFTTGEAAKICKVSQQTIIRCFDSGQLKGFRVPGSRFRRIPRDALYRFMKDNNIPTDALESGRRRILVVDDEPEVVQIIKDALLADGRFEVKDVDNGFGAGMMAKEYHPDLMVLDIMLPDINGKAVCELVRRDPSMSDIKIFCISGMIEEDKIGELHEAGADDFMSKPLDVDELLRRICKLLDIESTRES